One Pyrus communis chromosome 4, drPyrComm1.1, whole genome shotgun sequence genomic region harbors:
- the LOC137731819 gene encoding uncharacterized protein encodes MAINRDSTPPPMIGKIGPYTVFMTPPSTPKPPEPVFESPRKVAAPVFESPKKVAPPPVQPPPQQLVKPIAVSSDSSADGSVLGIFKNAVTKVQKAHSSLDDHLARWFGLNQSKYQWALDDYYQSKGMEMDGAKPKEISSKMQSV; translated from the exons ATGGCCATCAACAGGGACTCGACTCCCCCTCCAATGATCGGCAAGATTGGTCCCTACACTGTGTTCATGACTCCGCCCTCCACCCCTAAGCCGCCTGAACCGGTCTTTGAATCTCCCCGGAAGGTGGCCGCGCCGGTCTTTGAGTCCCCAAAGAAGGTGGCCCCGCCTCCGGTCCAGCCGCCGCCTCAGCAATTGGTGAAGCCCATTGCCGTATCATCGGATTCCTCGGCCGATGGGTCGGTGTTGGGTATTTTTAAGAATGCGGTCACCAAAGTGCAGAAGG CTCATTCAAGTTTGGATGACCATTTGGCACGTTGGTTTGGGTTAAATCAGTCAAAATATCAATGGGCACTAGATGATTATTACCAGAGCAAGGGGATG GAAATGGACGGTGCAAAACCAAAAGAGATATCTAGCAAAATGCAGAGTGTGTAA